From the Pseudomonas baltica genome, one window contains:
- a CDS encoding dTMP kinase, which translates to MNRALFIALDGPKGTGKTTLLEAVTKRLRAANRKVIRLCEKKSDPYRGETMALVNQFVRHPTRQLEWAVCERFADSRAWISRHVLPQQPADSIILIDRWYPSDAAFRRLVPFAEILRLNIERNVQVPDLHVGVVTAPDISWARAAARSRGLGSTVIQRLDEQTACTQAFERAVADNGWVSCRNEGTIEAATEQVVCEIYKVQDEVRCAVEKPV; encoded by the coding sequence ATGAATCGCGCGCTGTTTATTGCTCTGGATGGGCCCAAAGGGACCGGTAAAACCACGCTGCTCGAAGCCGTCACGAAACGCCTGAGAGCGGCCAACAGAAAGGTCATCCGGTTGTGCGAGAAAAAAAGCGATCCCTACCGGGGCGAAACGATGGCCTTGGTGAACCAGTTCGTCAGGCATCCCACACGGCAGCTGGAATGGGCGGTGTGCGAGCGTTTTGCCGATAGCCGTGCCTGGATCTCCCGGCACGTGCTGCCACAACAGCCAGCGGACAGCATTATCCTGATCGATCGCTGGTATCCGTCTGATGCTGCGTTTCGCCGGTTAGTCCCGTTTGCAGAGATCCTGCGGTTGAACATCGAACGCAACGTGCAGGTGCCCGACCTGCATGTCGGGGTCGTTACCGCTCCTGATATTTCGTGGGCGAGGGCAGCGGCACGCTCGCGTGGGCTTGGCAGTACCGTTATCCAGCGGCTGGATGAGCAAACCGCTTGTACCCAGGCGTTCGAGCGAGCGGTTGCGGATAATGGCTGGGTGTCATGCCGCAATGAAGGAACGATCGAGGCGGCGACGGAGCAGGTGGTTTGCGAGATTTACAAGGTACAGGACGAGGTCCGCTGCGCGGTTGAGAAACCCGTATAG